The genome window AAGTTATAATTTGTCTATTTAGTATTGAACAAGGTCGTTACCTTTGTCAATTACTAATTTACAACTAACTGGTAATTTCATTGCAGCTCTGTTAAGTGCAGTTTTTGCACTTTCGAAATCTTTTACATTTACATATGCTGTAATTACTCTTTGGTTTGCTCTTACTAAAGCTTCAGAACTAACTGCTTTACCGAAAGCTCCTCTCATACCACTTTGAACCCTATCTGCTCCTGCACCAGTAGCCATAGGATTTTCTCTTACTATGTGGTGTGGGTATGTTCTAATTTTTAATCTGTAACCCATTTTACCAGTTGTTCTTTGTAAATATCTGTTTGAAGCAATCCTTGCTGCTTCTAAAGAATTGTGTGTTAAATGTGTGTGTTCTTTAACTGCTAAACTTACTTCTAATGGAAATTCTTCTGATAAATTACCCATATCATATTGTACAATTTTTGATGCTGGGATTTTTCTAATATATTCTTTTCTCATGTATGGTCTAACCATTTAAATTCTCCTCCTTTTAAATAAAAGATTTTTTTATTTTAAAAAAAATATCTAAAAAATATTAAGTAATAATACAATAAATAGTATTCTTAAAATCAAATTAATCATTGAATGATGTAATTCGAATATACTAGTTTATGATATGTTAAAGATATTATATAAAAATAGTGTTAATAAAAATTCATAGTATAAATAATACTATTATTAAAGTCTAAATAAAACAATTAATTAAACAGAATATCTAGTATTGTTCTAAGAAAACATTCATATAATTTTATTATATAAAAATAAAACATAATATATAATTAATTATTAATATAGGATTTATAATTATGAAAATAAAAACTAAAATAACTTTTACATATATTGAAAATAAATATGCAAAAATCGCATATAACTCATTATATCCAGATAATACTGATTTTATAGAATCTCATGTTGAAGACAATAAACTTATTTGTTATATTGAAAATGAGAAAATAACCAGTGTTTTAAATACTATTGAAGATTTAATTCACTGTGAAAAAATGATAGAAATGACTTCTACCATGATTTAAAAAAAAAATAAGTGGGATAAAAATCCCTATTAATTACTTATTCTTCATCATCAGATAATACTTCAGGAGCTTCTTCAGTTTCTGTTTCTTCTTCTGGTTCTGGTTTTTCATATTCATCTATGAATTGAACTTTTTCAATTTCTTCGATGTTTTCATAGATTTCTCTAGCTACTCTGAATTTAGATAATGTTACTTCTTGTACAGATCTTTGTTCAAATCCTGCTAATTTATCTAAAGTGATTTTTGCTACAGCATCTTCTATTTCAATTTCTGTTTTTTCAACATCTAAAGTTGGATTTCCATAGTATACTTTAATTAATCCTTTGATTTTTTCATCATTGTCTGTAATTGTATCTACTATTTCTAATTCGTATTCAATATCTTTACCTGCTAATTCATGGTTAAAATCTACTCTTACTCTTCCACCATCAATTGTTCTTACAACACCAGGATTTCCTTCTAAGGTTAAAGGCATGCCTACAAATGGTTTAATGTTTTGTTTTTTGAATTCTCTCATTGGAATTAATTGAATTAAACTTGGGTCTCTTTTACCGAATGCTTCTTCACATGGAATAACTACTGTTTTTTTGTCTCCTACTTCTAATTCTTTAATTTCATCATGTAATTTTGGAATTAATTGAGAAGATCCTACTGCTAAAACCATAGGTTCATAGTCTTTGTTTTCATTTTTGATACCTGCTTCTTCAGCAACTTCTTCATATGTAGTATCAAATACATCTCCAGTTTCTTTTACTCTTCCAGTGTAATT of Methanosphaera sp. WGK6 contains these proteins:
- the rplJ gene encoding 50S ribosomal protein L16, whose translation is MVRPYMRKEYIRKIPASKIVQYDMGNLSEEFPLEVSLAVKEHTHLTHNSLEAARIASNRYLQRTTGKMGYRLKIRTYPHHIVRENPMATGAGADRVQSGMRGAFGKAVSSEALVRANQRVITAYVNVKDFESAKTALNRAAMKLPVSCKLVIDKGNDLVQY
- a CDS encoding KEOPS complex subunit Pcc1 yields the protein MKIKTKITFTYIENKYAKIAYNSLYPDNTDFIESHVEDNKLICYIENEKITSVLNTIEDLIHCEKMIEMTSTMI
- a CDS encoding peptidylprolyl isomerase yields the protein MPIDEKDFVKLNYTGRVKETGDVFDTTYEEVAEEAGIKNENKDYEPMVLAVGSSQLIPKLHDEIKELEVGDKKTVVIPCEEAFGKRDPSLIQLIPMREFKKQNIKPFVGMPLTLEGNPGVVRTIDGGRVRVDFNHELAGKDIEYELEIVDTITDNDEKIKGLIKVYYGNPTLDVEKTEIEIEDAVAKITLDKLAGFEQRSVQEVTLSKFRVAREIYENIEEIEKVQFIDEYEKPEPEEETETEEAPEVLSDDEE